From Drosophila suzukii chromosome 2R, CBGP_Dsuzu_IsoJpt1.0, whole genome shotgun sequence, a single genomic window includes:
- the LOC108018145 gene encoding uncharacterized protein has translation MRLVVVIFVVIAVLLVSKSQAAISRGVFKDPAHPGKCVIDGLVLEKGKSARNPKWCEQIFCEDNSMAQIHSCGAYGLPPGKKFGKYIAPNADYPACCDREIINE, from the exons ATGCGTCTAGTGGTCGTAATATTTGTGGTGATCGCCGTTCTCCTGGTTTCGAAATCCCAGGCAGCCATATCCAGGGGTGTCTTTAAGGATCCAGCCCATCCTGGAAAGTGTGTCATCGACGGCCTTGTCCTTGAAAAGGGAAAGTCTGCGCGGAACCCAAAATGGTGTGAGCAAATTTTTTGCGAAGACAACAGCATGGCCCAGATCCATTC ATGCGGTGCTTATGGACTTCCCCCTGGGAAGAAGTTCGGAAAGTACATAGCTCCAAACGCTGATTATCCCGCCTGCTGCGATCGTGAGATTATCAACGAGTAA
- the LOC108017707 gene encoding LOW QUALITY PROTEIN: putative N(4)-(beta-N-acetylglucosaminyl)-L-asparaginase GD10667 (The sequence of the model RefSeq protein was modified relative to this genomic sequence to represent the inferred CDS: substituted 1 base at 1 genomic stop codon), which yields MVINTWXFFAANKEAWRILNLRKGGVGHTRDTVVGGTSQCEMLKCDNGIGYGGNPDERGDVSLDALLMDGSTMEVGAVGDLRRVKSAIKVARHVLEHTHHTLLVGEGAGDFANAMGFPTESLNTPETTAMWQNWTAHSCQPNFWRNVYPDSTSTCGPFKPLNSWDVEASGTKDHEIGPDNHDTVTMAAIDVEGKIHVGTSTNGLRYTLPGRVGDASIPGSGAYADNDVGAAITTGDGDILMRFLPSLRAVEAMRAGKTPAEAAKLAIQRIRARTHSFEGAIVVVDRFGNYAAACHGFVKPFSFMVSSPANPNQPTRKEPVMCTTRINN from the coding sequence ATGGTAATCAACACCTGGTAATTTTTCGCCGCCAACAAGGAGGCGTGGCGGATTCTCAACCTGAGAAAGGGCGGAGTTGGTCACACGCGGGATACCGTGGTGGGCGGAACATCCCAGTGCGAGATGCTGAAGTGTGATAATGGTATTGGCTACGGTGGCAATCCCGACGAGCGTGGAGATGTTTCCCTGGACGCCTTGCTCATGGACGGCAGCACCATGGAGGTGGGTGCAGTGGGGGATCTTCGGAGAGTTAAAAGCGCCATCAAGGTGGCCCGCCACGTCCTGGAGCATACACACCACACCCTTTTGGTGGGCGAAGGAGCCGGGGATTTCGCCAATGCCATGGGATTCCCGACCGAGTCACTAAACACTCCGGAAACCACAGCAATGTGGCAAAATTGGACGGCGCATAGCTGCCAGCCAAACTTCTGGCGAAATGTGTATCCGGATTCCACGTCGACCTGCGGTCCCTTCAAGCCCTTGAATTCGTGGGATGTGGAAGCTTCTGGAACTAAAGATCATGAGATCGGACCGGATAACCACGATACTGTCACCATGGCCGCCATCGATGTGGAGGGCAAGATCCACGTGGGCACATCCACCAACGGACTGCGATATACGCTACCCGGACGGGTTGGGGATGCGTCGATCCCTGGATCCGGTGCCTATGCGGATAACGACGTGGGCGCCGCTATCACCACCGGAGATGGTGACATCCTGATGCGCTTTCTTCCCTCCCTCCGTGCTGTGGAGGCCATGCGGGCGGGCAAGACTCCGGCAGAGGCGGCGAAGTTGGCGATCCAGAGGATACGGGCGCGCACACACAGTTTCGAAGGCgccattgttgttgtagaTCGCTTTGGAAACTATGCAGCGGCCTGTCATGGTTTCGTAAAGCCATTCTCCTTCATGGTTAGCAGCCCGGCCAATCCTAACCAGCCGACGCGTAAAGAACCGGTCATGTGCACAACAAGAATCAATAATTAA